In Cinclus cinclus chromosome 1, bCinCin1.1, whole genome shotgun sequence, the sequence CAAGAAGACAAAGAGGCAAGAGGAGATGCAACTATTAGGTGAGCAAATACCCAGTTATtcttaaacaaatattttctaagaaaatggaaaaggctACATTTTCCATGCAGAAAATTTTTTTCAGCCAAGAAAAATTAAGAGACAGCATACTGGACAATGTTAATGGGAAGTGCATAAATCCACTGGCATGCAGAGAAGGCAAAATATGGCAAAGGactgtttttaaagaaagtatGTTCCCAAGGGGTGACTTTGAAGGCAACTTCAAGGCTCACTTTGCTGAGATCCACACATGGGGAAAGTTGGTCTTCATCCAGCCCAAGCCCAGGGCCCAGTCCAGGGGTGCTCTGCCATGACAACTGAGTTCCAGCTGTTCTCACCTAAAGGCTTCTTGGCTAAACAATCCTCATTTAGGCAACAGCACAGTATCTGTGTAGGCATACACATTCTCTGGATTAAAGGCTCACCTCTCAAGTGACAAAAGTCACTGAAGACCAAAACCAACATTTGCTGGCTTTGTCCTCtggctgggttttgtttgttcatgGATTTTAACTAAGGATTATGTTCATAGGTTATTTGCAAAAATCTAACTTCACAGCTTTTTTCCCAGGAACCACACAGTGATGAGAGCCCCAGCTGACTGAAAGCCACCTAGTCATCTTCTAAACACTTGTCCTGCGGgtctgagaggaaaaaaaaaaataagtgaatcCCACTATACAATCTCTATCTGTCCCTTCAATTAATATATACAATAAAAGGGCAGCTTTACTCTGCATTACCAGCATGACTCAGACCAAAATAACAATTACAAAGACAAATGGGGCTGTGTATTCAGACTAACAGCTATACAAATGTTTTCTAAACTAGGATAAAATCAAATTACcttacaaagaaaacaaatctacACTGAGGCCCAAAAGACACTCACGCACGCAGACACGCACACACAGTTTTGGCATTAAAACTCTGCATAGATCAAAGATGCACTTCAGCTATCAGAGCCTCCCGTGTACAGAAGTCCTGCAGAAATCCAGCCTCCAGCCATAGGACCAGGGCATCAGTGCCCTTGGGgcactcagcagctgctgcctgcaacCAAGCACAAGGCtcaggaaaatagaaaaaagtgaaagatcTTAAAGAGAAAAGGTCTATGACACCCTCATACACCTATATATTAGAAACTATTCAAGCTAAGACTCTAAAGATTCTTACTTTTAAGTCCATttccaaaatgcattttaagtGCAATTTGTGCTTTTTCATGTGCTTGTGATGACACTATCACCTTCTGTCAACTAAGTTCTGGCGCCACGTGTGCTTCCACACGGAAACAGCCAGTGAAGAAACACCCCACGCCACAACACAGGCAGGTAACACTTTCCAACTACTCTCCAGGCCAGTATAGCAAAAATCAGGGCTTACAGATACTTGGTTAACACGAGTCACCTTTCTTTACCCATGAGCACAGTCCTGCTGGCGTCACGCAGACACCATGCACCCTGAAAGGTTTTCACAACAGGGCCCAGAGCAAAATGGTTTGCAGGGAGAATTCCTGGGGCTCCCACGTCCCTGCCAGGGATGCGGCAGGAGCCAGCACCACTGCCACAAGTGCTCTCGGTACTGCTGCAGAAATACCATGAGGGGTTTGGCCACAAGGGCCCCCTTCACTTCAACAGGACAGACCTCCAGGACTGAACTTCAGCATCTGAAAGGATGAAATGGAGAGCGAAAACCACAACAGTCTCACGAACTTGAACAGCGCTGCAGGGGgcaaaaaatcccaccctgcgTTTTCAAACAATTTATTGCATAACGTCATGATATGTGACTAAATACACTTCAGGCTACAGTGAGGACAAAAAATCTCTACAACAGTAAGTACTGGTGATACTGCAATATGAAAAGAATGGCAGCACTTAGAATCAATACAAATCAATGCATCTGGGAATTTTAGCCTTGCCATTTATGAAAGAAATAGTCTACACTGCAAAATAGCTAAACCTCAGGTGATGGAAAATGCTGGGATTTCATATTTGCCTTCTTCCATCCAAAAGTCTCCAAGACACTTCACTGACACACTGTTACTTGAATGCAAATTATTGCAAAGACAAATGTCCCTGTATGTTTTGAACCGTAAAACTCAAGAGATGTTAGGCTAAGTCCTGTCCCCACCTTCTAGCAAACCCAGGGGGAGGGGGCAAACTCTTCCAGATTACTTCTAGGGCTCTATCATTATTCCACAGGTGAAACAACAACATATAGAAGAACTCCACATAAAACAGTTCcctcatatatattttttttaaaacagtaagATAGTGCaactttttaaaacacatttatcaCAACACAAATTAATTCCTTGCATTCATCTAAGTTCTCAACTTTATACCTTGGCACACAGAACAGGAATTttgtttcatattaaaaaaattcacacCCTGggagacaaacaaaaaaaaaaaaaaaatcaaactggcCAATTCTTCCCCCATTTATCTAGCAAAACcaccttcttcctttccttccttctgccaTTCAGTGAGTATAAAACAGGCTGTAAAAGCCTCATTTCTGTGCTAagttaacttttaaaattaaataattgaaatagtttattaaaaaaaaataatatatccCCCCCTCCCCTAAAACACTGCTTGTAGACAAACTGAATGGAAGTTTGTTATTTCTTTCAATCTGCTTTGCATGCAATTCCCCTGAAAGGAATCAGAAACAAAGAACTGGTTTGCACGTTTGGTTTTACTCAGTTGTACCACGTGAAACGTAACAACACTGTGCACCGGAGCACGGGGGTCTTCCTCCACCGCCCTGCTGGGATCTCCCATCTTCAGTCCAAACGCACCTGGGCCAGTAACTTAGACCAGGTTTCCTGGTTTCCGGTCCTGGCCTTTGCTGGGGACTATTGTGCTCTCTGAATTGTTCTGCTGAAACTGAAGTCTGCTCCCCCTCTGCGAGGAAGGAGGCACGTTGCTGTGCTGGTGATGGAAAAAAGAGGAGCCTGGGTAATGCCCCATGACCTCGCTGTACGTCGGGGGTGgtccttccatccttccattACTGCTATAGTTGGTTGCACTTATGCCCGAATTGCTGCTGGGTGGGCAGGGACCCCCATTGTACATGGAGATGTCTATCAAGTCGCTATCAAAAATGGTTCGGTTGGGCGGCGCCCTGACGGATTCCCGGTTGAGCTCCATCTGCTGCTCAGGGTCCCGGAGCTGCAGGGTGCACGGGCCCTGGTACGGTGGCGGCTCTTCGCCGTCGGAGAGTGAGATGGTCGGAGGAAGGTCAATCTCATGCTGCATGTAAGGGTAAGTGGGCTGGAAGCGACTGAAACGGTCCCGCTGCATAAAAGATGGGGTGGTAAACCTGTCCCTGGACCTTGGGGCGTACATGATCTGAAACGGGAAGAGAGACATGCATGACTCCACGTCTGCACAAAGTGCTGCGAGTGCTCCAACCTTTACAGAGAACTGATAAAACACAGAATGCTTCTTTTTGCCACCTGTCTCAGAGGTTATGCCCAGCAGACACCGGGCACACATGCAGCCACATGCGTGCAGGTGAAgaggcaggaggtgcaggaaAGATCCAGCGCACTTGAGAACAGCTGCACGAAGGGAGCCCAAGACCCCACACAGCTCCTTCTGACATGAAAACATTCCGAGCAAAACAAATGATTCTGTTTCTGAAACCAGGAAATTCTCCCTAGTCCAGATATCTGACTAGTTCTACAACAATGTCCTAATACTGAATTTCAGCTGAAGTCTGAGCTTCCCCCTCCTACTCAGAGTTAATGCATCCCCAAAGAATTCAGATGGTCAGTTTAGTACAATTTGTAAAGGCTTCGCATATCTCACACCTTCACTATCAGAGTGTATCAGGTGTCCTCCTCCCCCTCAATTCTCAGTCAGAACTCAGCCTCTGGGGAGAGCCTACATAGCTTCTGCATTGcgaaaataaggaaaatacgTCCCTGGTATAGTAAACCCTGGAGAAGGACAGGCTTTGCAAAAGGAAGCATTCAGGATACTCTGTGAGGTGTTATTGCTATTGCTCACTTGGTCTATCCCAGATCTGGACAGACACAGCAGCTTCTCAGATCTAGATCTATCAAActgctcttctcttttttgCATCCCTGCAGGGTCTTCAACCCCTGACCTTTACAGATGCAGGGTCAACCACCAAGAAGTTCTGCTGCTTGTCACAGGACAGCTGGACCACTCAGAACAATACACCCAACAAATTATTACATAGATAGGGGATCTGTGCCAACTGGAAGATGGGAGACACTGGTGATAGGGTATGTGTTGTAAATCCAAGAAAAGTTCATGGACAAGAGGAACTGGTCTCCCAGCTTCCAATGAATAGTCAGATTACTGAGCCACTGCAGGAAAGAGATACACCTCCACCACTTACTAGCAAATGCCTACTATAACACAGGGAGTTGCTGATGGAGATGAGGTGTCAGGTAGGCAGAATTTCATTCTTTTATGAAAAGGTCTCAGGAATTTATGAAATTATGAAATGCATGTTAAGGCAGGCTTAGATGACAGTGTGAACGACACTGAAAAAACTCTCTTTACAAAAAACAGATGCATGTTtttgaaaggaataaaataatatattataggggaaaaaaaaaaaaaagaaaacgcTTGGTGAAGATAGAAATCTGTCAGTACCTCTGAAGCACCCTGGCGTGAAACTGAGCTTTCTGAAGGCCACAAGCACCCCTCCTGAAAtgtggaagaaaacaacaaaaaaagaaaaattaatagaCCACATCGCCATTCTGCCGCATTATCACAGCTCTTACCAACATCCCACCCCTTTCTTTCCAATACACGagcaaagagcagctctgctcccaagCAAGTCAAACTTGGTCCTTTTTGCAACTGCCAAGACGTCATCCACAACACCCAGCCCCATAGGCCATAAGGATGCAGCAAGTTGGTGGTGTCTGAGAGAGTGTGGCAATGTGTGGAGATGACAGGAGACACCTCAGCACCTGTGTGCTGAGCAGGTACCCATCACCTTCCAAACCAGCAAGGGTGGCAGGTCTGACAAAGGTCTGCCAGCCAGGATCGCCATTACACACCACTGGCAAAACAGCTCACAGCAAAACCTGGCGTCTGTAATCTCAGTGAAGTGACAGACATACTAAACCCAGGGATAATCTGGTCAAAACTGTCAGTTGCCCAATTCCCATCATAAACAGTAGTTAAAGCAGCTGAGGTTTCAGACTCTTTTTCAACCACCTCTCCAACCACCTTCTCAggtcaaaatattttctctctcaagCCTTGAAATGCTGTTCTGACATAGTACCAGCactaaaagcagaataaaagagTGAAGAACAGTATGCCAGTAAGGGAAACTAGTTTAAGGTGTATcatcatttttcttctcaattaATTGTTTAGAATAGCAGTAACTCcctcaatttattttattggaaaattttgaaactgaaaaggATGTAGCAGAGCAGCTATAAAGCAAAGAACTTCAATCTTTGtatacaaagagaaaaatcaaaacatcgTATAGTCATGACTATTTTCTTGCTGCTAATGCAAGTTTTACAGACATAAGAAATTTTAGGAACTGGAATGAAAATGCGTACTGTCCCCAAAAGCATTACCATGTATAGACTGCTTCCAAATCTTACTGTACTGCTTCTTCTCACCATAGAATCTTTCAACATATTTCAGATGTAAAAATAGATCCAACTAGATGTTCATCATGACACCCAGAGACCAAAAGCCGTCTGTGATCTTGTCAGGAGAGTCCACCGCAGAGGAAAGCTGCTCTAACAGGACTCTCCCACAGGATTCAGCTGCTAAGGGAAATGCTCTGAATAGCAGAGCTGGTACACTTCCCTCCTATAGCTTTACAGAGCAAAGATAGAGAGAGGCTGACAATTGCAATTATTTACAACTTCCCCAAGTACTCCCCTTTGCAAAGACAGGGAAGACAAATCTTTACGCAAATTCATGTATTTCAGTGTCTAGATAAGGTTCTGTGAGTTGAAGAAATTAACAGGAACtatacatgtatatacatacTTGTACACACACTCCTTTCCATTCCTTCAGTACCCAGGTGCCCTCATTTTGAAATATCTGAGGGTATGTTTGCACAATTAAAGGCAATCAGGTTATCAGCAGTTGACCCAACAGGCTCCAAACCCATTACAACTGTTTGTGAAACATATTTGTCAAAGCTAAAGTTCTCAATCAACTGCTCCTGAGTTACAGgctcagaagagaagaaaaaaggcaaaaccaacAAGCCAAcccagaaagaaataaaatctacCTCCACCACTTATATTACCTGAACTCCTTTATGAAAAGGAGCTGATGAGGATGTGGAAATTACTTCCATCCTAGGGCCCACCTCCTAGGCAGGAGGGTAAGATGAGCTGAGAGAGATGGTGCAGCATATGGAAAAAAACTCCTTGCATGGAGATGGAACAGGACCTGCTCACTGAGCCAAGACTCCCAGATCTGCTACCAGCCATGCCTAACAGAAATAACTTGTTAGAAGACAGGAGTTGCCTGTTAACTTCTACTGCTGATGCCTGAATCCCAGAACAGGCAAAGGCCCTGCCTGGAGGCACTGCAGCTGCTACAGGGATCCTACTGAGGGTAACCAGGGCACTGGGATAGTCACACCAAGATGAGACCAAAGGAGCCCAAAGCTCTCCCCACTCTAGGATAACTACGTGAGAAGGTAAACATCTTGGGATGCAGTTGAACTCCAAGCCTGTGAGATCCTTAGGATGCAAGGATATGTAACAATATCGTTCCTGTGACAGTATGTCCTACAGTTCACCTGCAGAAACCTTCCCCCTAAGGTTTCCCCCAGACAGAGCagcaataattttatttattggaGCAGCCAACCCCCAGCAAGATCTCTACCCCAGGAGGCAGAAGAACTCCCCAAGCAGATGGCTGGGTAACATGTGCTCTGCATGCCCACACTTGGAAACTACCAGGCTCACACACATGCAGACCAATCTCGCCATGGCTGGTCCAATGACACAGCACAGAATTCTCCCCCCATCGAGACCAGACTAACTGATCCAACACAGAATTTCTGCCCTCCCAAAATCACTGCATCTACCACAGGAGACTTACTACCCATCTTTCTCAAGTCTCTACTTAAGGGAAATCCCCCACTACCTGCATTGGGTAGATACCACCTAACCCTAGGGTTGATGCCCACCAACTCCACTGATCTTGGCAAGATgacagaggaggaggtgagaagaAAGTGTTGCTGAAGAAGAACAGCCCCATGACCACACTCCTCCACCCCAAGACACAGACTTAGGAAATAATGTGCTGGGACCACCCAGACCAATCTAGGGTGACTTACACTAAGAGAAGGTGTTAGTTCTTGCTCTCTGTTTACAGACCTTCCTTTGAAAGCTAAAATGCTTCCCCTGTGCTCACATCAGCAAAAATCAGATGAGAACTAAcagcatttatatttatattaggGATTTGTTCAAGTAGTTATCAGGTATGTGCAAACAAGGCTAAATCTGAGAAAATGCAATTTACCCATATTTTGATGAGGGCAGTATCTCATTTGCCTGCTTCCTACAGACTGTCAATAGCTAGGCCACCTCAACTTGCTCCTTGTTCAGGAGACTTCAGGCAAGAGCTTCAGTACTTAAAAGTAACAGGGAGAGAAAACTTATTCATTCACTGCCTATAGTGTATTCATTTTTAACATTGTTAGGGTTTGGAATGAAAATTCTAGCACATACCATTAACACCAAGCAAGAAAA encodes:
- the LDLRAD4 gene encoding low-density lipoprotein receptor class A domain-containing protein 4 isoform X3, yielding MVVVIICLLNHYKLSTRSFINRQSQSRRQEETLQTEGCLWPSESSVSRQGASEIMYAPRSRDRFTTPSFMQRDRFSRFQPTYPYMQHEIDLPPTISLSDGEEPPPYQGPCTLQLRDPEQQMELNRESVRAPPNRTIFDSDLIDISMYNGGPCPPSSNSGISATNYSSNGRMEGPPPTYSEVMGHYPGSSFFHHQHSNVPPSSQRGSRLQFQQNNSESTIVPSKGQDRKPGNLV
- the LDLRAD4 gene encoding low-density lipoprotein receptor class A domain-containing protein 4 isoform X2; translated protein: MSSERLNKTAVKDARLKDLLLERAELEFVQIIIIIVVITVMVVVIICLLNHYKLSTRSFINRQSQSRRQEETLQTIMYAPRSRDRFTTPSFMQRDRFSRFQPTYPYMQHEIDLPPTISLSDGEEPPPYQGPCTLQLRDPEQQMELNRESVRAPPNRTIFDSDLIDISMYNGGPCPPSSNSGISATNYSSNGRMEGPPPTYSEVMGHYPGSSFFHHQHSNVPPSSQRGSRLQFQQNNSESTIVPSKGQDRKPGNLV
- the LDLRAD4 gene encoding low-density lipoprotein receptor class A domain-containing protein 4 isoform X1, which codes for MSSERLNKTAVKDARLKDLLLERAELEFVQIIIIIVVITVMVVVIICLLNHYKLSTRSFINRQSQSRRQEETLQTEGCLWPSESSVSRQGASEIMYAPRSRDRFTTPSFMQRDRFSRFQPTYPYMQHEIDLPPTISLSDGEEPPPYQGPCTLQLRDPEQQMELNRESVRAPPNRTIFDSDLIDISMYNGGPCPPSSNSGISATNYSSNGRMEGPPPTYSEVMGHYPGSSFFHHQHSNVPPSSQRGSRLQFQQNNSESTIVPSKGQDRKPGNLV